In Panthera leo isolate Ple1 chromosome B3, P.leo_Ple1_pat1.1, whole genome shotgun sequence, a single genomic region encodes these proteins:
- the LOC122221525 gene encoding uncharacterized protein LOC122221525 — MPAALQPRDTCRGSTRNPHSWAWEANAPLAALPTAPGCTLHPGLSASHLRSLGIWEPSRLGFVPEKPYDSSLGKITQPESPCDGHGDVSPTCPSKKRSLSHLWKGWWQMPATVRPSRDCLQELSPQGELASDDRRRWAVKGGWAGASATKPDNSNVSFSSTVPGLKLASQLTSSLCPALFSPPLHGLRPLGPFRDSTLHAKLASWETQPAKLHLFTCKMGIIVIGSPSLFWGLSIEEREDTGQCALSLVARGYHFLQLRTNRQLQDHTFLAIVPFLFPPIQPFFLGHPRTHTHSQHRVRPHNPERPFSVAANRPPCVSFLQSELKGVGAD, encoded by the coding sequence ATGCCAGCTGCTCTCCAGCCTCGGGACACCTGCAGGGGAAGCACGAGGAACCCCCACAGCTGGGCTTGGGAGGCAAACGCACCCTTGGCCGCGCTCCCGACCGCCCCGGGCTGCACGCTGCACCCCGGGCTGTCTGCTTCCCATCTGAGGTCACTGGGGATTTGGGAGCCCAGCCGTCTCGGGTTTGTCCCAGAAAAGCCGTATGACTCCAGCTTGGGAAAAATCACTCAACCTGAGTCTCCGTGTGATGGGCATGGAGACGTGTCCCCAACTTGCCCGTCAAAGAAGCGCTCGCTGTCCCACCTGTGGAAGGGCTGGTGGCAGATGCCTGCCACTGTCCGCCCCTCTAGGGACTGCCTACAGGAGCTGTCTCCCCAAGGCGAGCTCGCGTCCGATGACCGACGGAGATGGGCTGTAAAGGGGGGGTGGGCGGGAGCGTCTGCCACCAAACCAGACAATTCTAACGTGTCTTTTAGCTCCACAGTTCCAGGGCTGAAGCTGGCATCTCagctcacctcctccctctgcccagccctcttctctcctcccctccacggGCTCCGACCCCTTGGACCCTTCCGAGATAGCACCCTGCATGCCAAGCTGGCCTCCTGGGAAACCCAACCAGCAAAACTCCAtcttttcacctgtaaaatggggataatagttaTAGGGTCACCGAGCTTGTTTTGGGGGCTCAGCATCGAAGAGAGAGAGGACACCGGCCAGTGTGCGTTGAGCCTTGTAGCAAGAGGATACCATTTCCTCCAGCTGAGGACGAATCGACAGCTTCAGGACCACACTTTCTTAGCCATAGtaccctttctcttccctcccatccAGCCTTTCTTCCTGGGTCATCCCCGCACACACACCCATTCTCAGCACCGCGTCCGTCCACACAATCCTGAGAGGCCCTTTTCTGTAGCGGCAAACCGCCCCCCGTGTGTTTCTTTTCTACAATCAGAGCTCAAAGGAGTGGGAGCAGACTGA